One genomic segment of Nocardioides cavernaquae includes these proteins:
- a CDS encoding glycoside hydrolase domain-containing protein: MQIYGRTVPRTAPALLALLILVTGLVSMSPWSPSATNGEATAAKPERTGEKPRPWNRPAPPRPKAPTGSAWSGYAFDACRAPSQQVMDRWRTASPFTGVGIYLGGIHRACEQRHLTRAWVARQVRASWKLLPIWVGPQAACTSYDHRISGRPGGGWYSRARSEGKREATRAAATARGLGIGTGEVVFYDIEPYDTHSASCRDSSLAFLEEWTNELHRRGYRSGVYSHVKASIAQLSRTGRGYVRPDAVWYAWIDRVGHMPRKYVADPAFMRTSRVHQYALDRRVEFGGVRMDIDWDFVSLGRTETPRSAASCDQLAARVGTTSVVHGDRGPHVRALQCLVSGQRIHPLKTSGRYDAATREAVIRFQTRSGLRATGVVDRPTWISLLARGHAPVLSAGSRGGSVQRLQRSLNAAVTHGRVRVDGHFGRSTARAVRQYRRNLGLPPAAVATERVWRALERGRTVRR; this comes from the coding sequence ATGCAGATCTACGGCCGCACCGTGCCCCGCACGGCCCCTGCCCTTCTCGCCCTGCTGATCCTCGTGACCGGCCTCGTCTCCATGTCGCCCTGGAGCCCGTCCGCCACGAACGGCGAGGCCACCGCGGCCAAGCCGGAACGCACGGGGGAGAAGCCCCGCCCATGGAACCGTCCAGCACCACCACGCCCGAAGGCACCCACCGGTTCCGCGTGGAGCGGCTACGCCTTCGACGCGTGCCGGGCGCCGAGCCAGCAGGTCATGGATCGCTGGCGGACTGCCTCCCCGTTCACCGGAGTGGGCATCTACCTGGGCGGGATCCACCGTGCGTGCGAGCAGCGCCACCTGACCCGTGCCTGGGTGGCGCGACAGGTACGTGCGAGCTGGAAGCTGCTGCCCATCTGGGTCGGACCGCAGGCGGCCTGCACGTCCTACGACCACCGGATCAGCGGCCGCCCAGGAGGCGGCTGGTACTCCCGGGCGCGCTCGGAGGGCAAGCGTGAAGCCACCCGCGCAGCCGCCACTGCACGCGGCCTCGGTATCGGGACGGGCGAAGTGGTCTTCTACGACATCGAGCCCTACGACACGCACAGCGCCAGCTGCCGCGACTCGTCGCTGGCGTTCCTCGAGGAGTGGACCAACGAGCTGCATCGCCGCGGGTACCGATCCGGTGTCTACTCACACGTCAAGGCGAGCATCGCGCAGCTCAGCCGGACCGGTCGCGGCTACGTCCGCCCCGACGCGGTCTGGTACGCGTGGATCGATCGCGTCGGTCACATGCCGCGCAAGTACGTCGCCGACCCGGCCTTCATGCGCACGAGCCGCGTCCACCAGTACGCGCTCGACCGTCGGGTGGAGTTCGGCGGCGTCCGTATGGACATCGACTGGGACTTCGTGAGCCTCGGAAGGACCGAGACACCCAGGTCGGCTGCGAGCTGCGACCAGCTCGCAGCGCGCGTGGGCACCACGAGCGTCGTCCACGGTGACCGTGGCCCGCACGTCCGCGCGCTACAATGTCTTGTGTCGGGCCAGCGCATTCACCCCCTCAAGACGAGCGGCCGGTACGACGCGGCGACGCGGGAGGCCGTGATCAGGTTCCAGACCCGCAGCGGACTGCGCGCCACCGGTGTCGTCGACCGGCCGACCTGGATCTCCCTGCTGGCGCGCGGCCACGCACCGGTGCTCAGCGCTGGATCCCGCGGCGGTTCCGTCCAGCGGCTGCAGCGCAGCCTCAATGCGGCCGTCACGCACGGACGCGTCCGGGTGGATGGACACTTCGGGCGCTCCACGGCACGCGCGGTGCGCCAGTACCGTCGAAACCTCGGATTGCCGCCGGCTGCGGTTGCGACAGAGCGCGTCTGGCGAGCTCTGGAACGTGGCCGCACCGTTCGACGGTAG
- a CDS encoding ATP-binding cassette domain-containing protein, giving the protein MDQPADSHDVIRVQGARVNNLRDVTVEIPKRRLTVFTGVSGSGKSSLVFGTVAAESRRLIDETYSTFVQGFMPNLPRPDVDVLEGLTTAILVDQERIGANPRSTLGTVTDANAMLRSLFSRLGEPYIGGPTAFSFNIPTTKVGGVSITESGQKNVIRNQVYLGGMCPACEGRGTVSDLDLSAIIDESKSLEEGAILVPGYTADGWLVAAFKAVVPSDVPVGKLTDEQRQDLLHSEPRKVKVDKINMTYEGLIPKIRKSMFSKDPDSLQPHIKAFVERAAVFGECPTCDGTRLNESARTSKIKGKDIGDICRLQVTDVADWVRTIDDPRVAPLVGALLHLLDALTEIGLGYLSLDRPSGTLSGGEAQRTKMVRHLGSALTDVTYVFDEPTIGLHPHDIERMNKLLLELRDKGNTVLVVEHKPETISIADHVVDMGPGAGTGGGEVVFEGTYAALCGADTHTGRHLGYRAALKSSVRESTGVLEIRGASSHNLQDVDVDIPLGVLTVVTGVAGSGKSSLIHGSLAGREGVITVDQAPIKGSRRSNPATYTGLLEPIRKAFAKACGVKPALFSANSEGACPTCNGAGVIITELGFMDTVSTPCEDCGGKRFQASVLELRMGGLNIAEVLDLPVTEALAFFSAGEAKTPAAAQVLARLEDVGLGYLRLGQPLNTLSGGERQRVKLAMNMKDAGGIYILDEPTTGLHLADVDNLLRLLDRLVDAGKTVIVIEHHQAVMAHADWIVDLGPGAGHDGGRIVFEGTPSDLVAARSTVTGEHLADYVAG; this is encoded by the coding sequence ATGGATCAGCCTGCCGACAGCCACGATGTCATCCGCGTCCAGGGCGCACGTGTCAACAACCTCCGCGACGTCACCGTCGAGATCCCCAAGCGTCGCCTGACGGTCTTCACCGGTGTCTCCGGGTCGGGCAAGAGCTCGCTCGTCTTCGGGACTGTCGCCGCGGAGTCGCGCCGGCTGATTGACGAGACCTATTCCACCTTCGTGCAGGGGTTCATGCCGAACCTCCCGCGTCCCGACGTCGATGTCCTCGAGGGCCTGACGACGGCCATCCTCGTGGACCAGGAGCGGATCGGAGCCAACCCGCGTTCGACGCTCGGGACGGTGACCGACGCCAACGCGATGCTGCGCTCACTGTTCAGCCGGCTGGGGGAGCCCTACATCGGCGGGCCGACGGCATTCTCGTTCAACATCCCGACCACGAAGGTCGGCGGCGTCTCCATCACGGAGAGCGGGCAGAAGAACGTCATCCGCAACCAGGTCTACCTCGGTGGCATGTGCCCGGCCTGCGAGGGCCGCGGCACGGTCTCCGACCTCGACCTGAGCGCGATCATCGACGAGTCGAAGTCGCTGGAGGAGGGCGCGATCCTGGTGCCCGGCTACACCGCAGACGGCTGGCTGGTGGCCGCGTTCAAGGCCGTCGTCCCTTCGGACGTGCCGGTCGGCAAGCTCACCGACGAGCAGCGCCAGGACCTGCTTCACTCCGAGCCGCGGAAGGTCAAGGTCGACAAGATCAACATGACCTACGAGGGCCTGATCCCGAAGATCCGCAAGTCGATGTTCAGCAAGGACCCGGACTCCTTGCAGCCGCACATCAAGGCCTTCGTCGAGCGTGCTGCGGTCTTCGGGGAGTGCCCGACCTGCGACGGCACCCGGCTGAACGAGTCGGCACGCACGTCGAAGATCAAGGGGAAGGACATCGGCGACATCTGCCGTCTGCAGGTGACCGACGTCGCCGACTGGGTGCGCACCATCGACGACCCGCGGGTCGCCCCGCTGGTCGGTGCGCTGCTGCACCTGCTCGATGCGCTCACGGAGATCGGCCTCGGTTACCTCTCGCTCGATCGCCCGTCGGGGACACTGTCGGGCGGCGAGGCCCAGCGCACGAAGATGGTCCGTCACCTCGGCTCCGCGCTCACCGACGTCACCTACGTGTTCGACGAGCCGACGATCGGCCTGCACCCCCACGACATCGAGCGCATGAACAAGTTGCTCCTCGAGCTCCGCGACAAGGGAAACACCGTCCTCGTCGTCGAGCACAAGCCCGAGACCATCTCGATCGCCGACCATGTCGTCGACATGGGCCCGGGCGCCGGCACCGGAGGCGGCGAGGTGGTCTTCGAAGGGACGTACGCCGCGTTGTGCGGGGCCGACACCCACACCGGCCGCCACCTCGGCTACCGCGCGGCGCTGAAGTCGAGCGTCCGGGAGTCCACGGGAGTCCTGGAGATCCGGGGTGCCAGCTCGCACAACCTGCAGGACGTGGACGTCGACATCCCGCTCGGCGTGCTCACGGTCGTCACAGGTGTGGCCGGGTCGGGCAAGAGCTCGCTGATCCACGGTTCACTCGCCGGGCGCGAAGGCGTGATCACGGTCGACCAGGCTCCGATCAAGGGATCCCGCCGCAGCAACCCGGCGACGTACACAGGGCTGCTCGAGCCGATCCGCAAGGCATTCGCCAAGGCGTGCGGGGTCAAGCCGGCGCTCTTCAGCGCCAACTCGGAGGGCGCCTGCCCGACCTGCAACGGCGCCGGGGTGATCATCACCGAGCTCGGTTTCATGGACACGGTCTCGACGCCGTGCGAGGACTGCGGTGGCAAGCGCTTCCAGGCGTCGGTTCTCGAGCTGCGCATGGGCGGGCTCAACATCGCCGAGGTGCTGGACCTGCCGGTGACCGAGGCGTTGGCCTTCTTCTCCGCCGGCGAGGCGAAGACCCCGGCCGCGGCGCAGGTCCTGGCCCGGCTCGAGGACGTCGGGCTCGGCTACCTGCGCCTCGGTCAGCCCCTGAACACCTTGTCCGGCGGCGAGCGCCAGCGCGTGAAGCTTGCGATGAACATGAAGGACGCAGGTGGCATCTACATCCTCGATGAGCCCACCACCGGCCTTCACCTCGCCGATGTCGACAACCTGCTGCGGCTGCTCGACCGACTCGTGGACGCGGGCAAGACGGTCATCGTGATCGAGCACCACCAGGCCGTGATGGCACACGCAGACTGGATAGTCGACCTCGGACCGGGTGCCGGCCACGACGGGGGCCGCATCGTCTTCGAGGGCACGCCCAGTGACCTCGTCGCAGCTCGATCGACCGTCACGGGGGAGCACCTCGCCGACTACGTCGCGGGCTGA